The DNA region CGGAGCGCCTCGTCGGTCAGCGCGCTGTGCGTGTCGGCCGGCGTCGAGATCGCGACCGCCTCGGCACCGAGGTCGGCCAGCTCGGTCAGGCTCGCCACCGTCGGAGCGCCGGGAACTTCCTGTCCGACGAGCGCCCGGCGCTCGTCCGAGGAGGTCAGGACGCCGATGAGCTCGCATTCCGGCGCGGCCAGGAGCAGCGGGGCGTGGAAGTACCGGGCACCGAAGCCGTACCCGACGAGCCCGAATCGCACAGCAGTGGTCATGAACGCACCCTAACCACCGGGATCGCTAGCATCAGCGGTGTGATCTCGGACGTCGGTGACGTGGGTGCGCTGGCCGCCCGGTTCTTCCCGGCCGCGAGCGACGCCTGCCCGACGTTCGTCGAGGACTCCGGCTGGCAGCCGATCGTCGACGGGGTCGACTACTTCCGGGAGCTGACCGAGCTGCTCGACCGGGTCGGCCCGGGCGACGGCCTCTACATCGCCAGCTACTCGGCCGACCCCGACCTGGACCTGACCGGGCGGAACGAGCGCCCGTTCACCGACATCCTGGCCGAGAAGGCCGCCGACGGCGCCGACGTCCGGGTGGTGCTGAGTGCGGCCGAGTACTCCGGGGGCGTGCCCTGGCTGCCGTTCGGGCCGTTCCGGGCCAACGTCGTCGCGGCCCGGGCGATGCGGGACTGGCGCCCGACCACCCGGGACGTCGCCGAGCCGCCGCTGCTCAAGAACGTCCTGCTGGACTGGTCCGGGCCGGTGCTGGGCTCCAACCATCAGAAGCTCGTCGTGTTCTGCCTCGGCGGGGTCGTGACGGCGTTCGTCGGCGGTCTCGACTTGCTGCCCAGCCGGTGGGACGCCTCGCCGCACGACCGGCTCCGGCTGCGTCAGTACCGGTGGGGATGGCACGACGCGGCCGCGCGGCTGACCGGGCCAGCGGCCGAGCGCGTCCACGAGGTCTTCCGGAGCCGCTGGGAGAACGCGGCCAAACTGCCGCCGCGCTTCATCGCCAAGGTCATCCCGCGGCGCTACTTCACGTTTCCGCGCGGCGGCATCACGGTGATCAACCCGCCCGACGCTCCGCCGACCGTGCCGCCGATCGCCGCCCAGCCGCCGCAGCCGACGACCGGCGTCGCGTTACGGGTGCTGCGCTCGTACGCCCCGTGGCGGGTGTACCGCCGGATGGGCTGGCGCCGGCTGCGCACGCCGGTCGTCGTCCGGACCGGCACCCACGAGGTCTACGACACGCTGATCACCGCGATCCGGGCCGCCCGCCGCTACATCTACCTGGAAGACCAGTACTTCCACGAGTCACCCGGGGGCAACCGCCACTTCGAGCTGTTCGGCGAGCTGCGGGCGGCGGCCGAGCGCGGGGTGAAGGTGATCCTGGTCGGGTCCGGCCGCCGCGACCCGGCCGACGGCGGCGACAGCACGGTCCGCCCGGTGATCACCGGCGACCTGAGACGGCACGTCATCCGCAAGCTGCCGCCGGCGGCCCGGCTGAACGTCGTCATGTACCGCGTCCGGGACCTGACCGTGCACACCAAGCTGATGCTGATCGACGACGTGTTCGCCTCGATCGGCTCGGCGAACTTCTTCAGCCGGTCGATGGTCGGCACCGACAGCGAGCTGACCTGCGCGATGGTGACGACCGGCTCGGCCGTGACCGACCTGCGGGTACGCCTGTGGGCCGAGCACCTGCGGACGCCGGTCGTGCCCGAGCTCGCCGACCTGGACACCGCGCTCGGCATCTGGCGCCGTGAGTGGCTGGCCCCCGGTCAGGCGCCCGACACCTGGCGCCGGGCCGGTGCTCCGGAGGGCTTCGCGCCGACCGAGCAGGTGCTGCTCGCGGCCCGGTATTCGCGCTGGGCCCGTCGTTAAAGGGGTCATAAGACTCAACAAAATGCAGGGCTACGGGGTGCGTGGGGCCCGGAACGGTGAGTCAGGGTTCCCCTATGGGTTCTGCTCGTCGTCCGATGGCCGTGCTTGGAGCGGTGGTAGCCGTACTCGGCCTGGCTCTGTTGCCCGGTGGGGGTGCCACGGCGGCGCCGTCGCCCGCGGACGCCGAGCGGCAACTGCAGGCTCTCGGCGTCCAGATGGATCACGTCAACGAGCAGGCGAACAGCGCGCGGGTGCAGCTGAAGCGCGCGAAAGCGCAGCAGGTGGGCCTGCAGCGGCAGCTGGCGGCCTCGCAGGCCGCGCTGGACGCGGCCCAGGACCAGGTGGGCGAGATTGCGCAGGCGGCCTACCGGGACGGCCGGCTGCGGCCGGGGGCCTCGCTGCTCGAGGGCGGGCCGGGCGACCTGCTCGACCGGATGGCCACGCTGACCTGGCTCAGCGACCAGCAGCGGACCACGCTCGCCCGGGCCAGGACCCGGCAGGCGGACTACGACGATGCCCGGGCGCGCGTCGACCTGCAGGTCAAGACCGCGACGCGGTTGCAGAAGCAGCTCGACGGCCGCAAGGCCGAGCTGGCCCAGCAGGTCACCAAGTGGGAGCGGATCAAGCGGACGGTGACCCCGAAGCCGACGCCGAAACCGGAGCGCTCGGGTTCATCTTCATCTTCGTCCTCGTCCGGCCGCCCGCCGGCGACTTACGACGGGCCCGCGACCGGGAACGGCGCCCGGGTGGCCCGGTTCGCGCTCGCCCAGCTCGGCGAACCGTACGTCTTCGGCGCGGCCGGGCCCAACGCCTGGGACTGCTCCGGCCTGACCGAGATGGCCTGGGCCCAGGCCGGCGTCTCGCTGCCACACTCGGCGCACCTGCAGTACTACCAGATCCGGCACGTGTCCCGGTCGAACCTGCAGGCCGGTGACCTGGTCTTCTTCTATGGCCTCGAGCACGTCGGCGTCTACATCGGCAACAACCAGGTCGTGCACGCGCCGCAGCCGGGCGAGTCGGTCAAGATCACCAGCATCAACTACATGCCGTTCTCCGGAGCCGGGCGTCCCTGATCACCGGACGAGCGGTCCGGTGCCTCCGTCGCGGTAGACCCACCGGCCGCCGATCCGGTCGAACGTACTGCGTTCGTGCTGCTCCACCCGTTCGCCGTCGGCCGTCCGCGCGATCGCGCGGAATTCGACGACCCCGGTGTCGTCGTCCGGCCCGCCGTCGACCGTGTCGACGATCTGCAGGGCGCGCCAGGTCAGTCCGACGTCCAGAGCGAGGTGATCGGGCCTGGTCGACGGATGCCAGGTGGCCAGCAGGTACGGCGCCAGCCCGCGGGCGAACGCGCTGTACCGCGACCGCATCAGCGCCTCGGCGGTGGGCGCCGCGCCGCCGCGGTGGAACGGCTCGCAACACTCCGCGTAGGGCCGGCGCGAACCGCAGGGACACATGCCGGTCAGGCTACTGGTCAGAGCGCGAACTGGTCCCGGGGCGCCTGGCTGAGCGGGCGCCAGACGGCCAGCACGCCGACCGCGACCACGGCCGCCGCCGCGGGGGCCACCGCGGTGACCCCGGCGGCGTCGGCCAGGAACCCGGCGGCGAGCGCGCCCAGCGGGAGCGCGCCCCAGACCAGGAACCGGTGCACGGCGGTCACCCGGCCGAGCATCTCGTCCGGCACCGCGGCCTGCCGGAACGAGAGCGCGACGATGTTGAACAGCGTGGCCGCCGCGCCCCAGACGGCCAGCGCGAGCGCGGTGACCGGCCAGGTCGGGAACACTCCGACGGCCAGGAACGCGGCCGCGATGACCGGGCCCGCGGCCAGGCAGATCGCCCGGCGCTGCCCGGCCCCGGCCAGCCGGTCGCCGACCGCACCGGCGATCAGGCCACCCACCGACCCCACCGCGACCAGCACCCCGTACCCCACCGCGCCGACGCCGAGCCGCTCCCGGGCCAGCACCACCAGGATCGCCAGGAACCCGCCGCTGGCCAGGTTCACCGCGACCGACAGCACCGAGATCGCCCGCACGGTCCGGGCCCGGAAGAACCACCGGGCGCCGTCGCGCAGATCCTGGCCGATCGAGCCGGGCTCCCGGGGCTCCGGGCGCCCGGCCGAGCCGACCGTGAGGGCCAGCAGCCCGAACGCCACCAGGAACGCGGCCGCATTCACGGCCACGGCCAGGACGGCCGCGACCGCGAACAGCACCCCGCCGATCAGCGGCCCGGCCAGCTCGGCCATCGAGATCTCCCCGAGCAGCAGCCGCGAGTTCGCCTTCTGCAACTGCTCCCGCGGGACGATCGACGGCAGCGCGCTGTGCGCGGCGACGTCGAACACGACCTCGCAGGTGCCGAGCACGAACGCGACCACGACCAGCACCGGGATCCCGACCAGATCCGCGG from Cryptosporangium phraense includes:
- a CDS encoding phospholipase D-like domain-containing protein translates to MISDVGDVGALAARFFPAASDACPTFVEDSGWQPIVDGVDYFRELTELLDRVGPGDGLYIASYSADPDLDLTGRNERPFTDILAEKAADGADVRVVLSAAEYSGGVPWLPFGPFRANVVAARAMRDWRPTTRDVAEPPLLKNVLLDWSGPVLGSNHQKLVVFCLGGVVTAFVGGLDLLPSRWDASPHDRLRLRQYRWGWHDAAARLTGPAAERVHEVFRSRWENAAKLPPRFIAKVIPRRYFTFPRGGITVINPPDAPPTVPPIAAQPPQPTTGVALRVLRSYAPWRVYRRMGWRRLRTPVVVRTGTHEVYDTLITAIRAARRYIYLEDQYFHESPGGNRHFELFGELRAAAERGVKVILVGSGRRDPADGGDSTVRPVITGDLRRHVIRKLPPAARLNVVMYRVRDLTVHTKLMLIDDVFASIGSANFFSRSMVGTDSELTCAMVTTGSAVTDLRVRLWAEHLRTPVVPELADLDTALGIWRREWLAPGQAPDTWRRAGAPEGFAPTEQVLLAARYSRWARR
- a CDS encoding NlpC/P60 family protein — translated: MAVLGAVVAVLGLALLPGGGATAAPSPADAERQLQALGVQMDHVNEQANSARVQLKRAKAQQVGLQRQLAASQAALDAAQDQVGEIAQAAYRDGRLRPGASLLEGGPGDLLDRMATLTWLSDQQRTTLARARTRQADYDDARARVDLQVKTATRLQKQLDGRKAELAQQVTKWERIKRTVTPKPTPKPERSGSSSSSSSSGRPPATYDGPATGNGARVARFALAQLGEPYVFGAAGPNAWDCSGLTEMAWAQAGVSLPHSAHLQYYQIRHVSRSNLQAGDLVFFYGLEHVGVYIGNNQVVHAPQPGESVKITSINYMPFSGAGRP
- a CDS encoding YchJ family protein, producing the protein MCPCGSRRPYAECCEPFHRGGAAPTAEALMRSRYSAFARGLAPYLLATWHPSTRPDHLALDVGLTWRALQIVDTVDGGPDDDTGVVEFRAIARTADGERVEQHERSTFDRIGGRWVYRDGGTGPLVR
- a CDS encoding MFS transporter: MLRTRPTTEFTGYLAAWTSSALGDGLRATALPLLASSLAAGPRGVAVVAAAGGAPWLVFGLVSGVFVDRWPRLRMMVAVQLTRAAALGALAALVAADLVGIPVLVVVAFVLGTCEVVFDVAAHSALPSIVPREQLQKANSRLLLGEISMAELAGPLIGGVLFAVAAVLAVAVNAAAFLVAFGLLALTVGSAGRPEPREPGSIGQDLRDGARWFFRARTVRAISVLSVAVNLASGGFLAILVVLARERLGVGAVGYGVLVAVGSVGGLIAGAVGDRLAGAGQRRAICLAAGPVIAAAFLAVGVFPTWPVTALALAVWGAAATLFNIVALSFRQAAVPDEMLGRVTAVHRFLVWGALPLGALAAGFLADAAGVTAVAPAAAAVVAVGVLAVWRPLSQAPRDQFAL